ACCGGGAAGATCTCAAGGGCCGGACCATCGACACATCGAGGGACGGCTTCCATCTGGCCCTGGACGTCTCGGCCTACTCCCTTCTGGTTCTCTGCCGGGCCTTCGAGCCCCTGCTCACGGACAGGGCCTCCATCATGACCCTGACCTACAACGGCTCCCAGCGGGCACTTCCCGGCTACAACATCATGGGCGTGGCCAAGGCCACCCTGGAGGCCATCGTCCGATATCTGGCCTGCGACCTCGGTCCACGAGGCATCCGGGTCAACGCCATCAGCGCCGGTCCCATCAAGACACTGGCCGCCACGGGCATCTCGGGGTTCCGGAACATCCTCTCCCATGTCGAAGAGATCGCCCCCCTGCACCGGAACGTTACCCAGGAAGACGTAGCCGGCACCGGCCTC
This sequence is a window from Deltaproteobacteria bacterium. Protein-coding genes within it:
- a CDS encoding enoyl-ACP reductase, translated to MLLKDKKALIFGVANDKSIAYALAKSFKEQGASLAMNYPGESILKRMEPLSKELGSDFIFPCDVTKDSEIDAAVDLVRERWGRVDILVHSVAFANREDLKGRTIDTSRDGFHLALDVSAYSLLVLCRAFEPLLTDRASIMTLTYNGSQRALPGYNIMGVAKATLEAIVRYLACDLGPRGIRVNAISAGPIKTLAATGISGFRNILSHVEEIAPLHRNVTQEDVAGTGLYLASDLSTAVTGSVLFVDSGHNIMTA